TCTCACCGTCTGATCATGCGTGAACTTATAAACATCTCGCTGGGTTTTAATAAAATCTTGAATATTGTCATTGCCCCAGACAGGCCAATGATGCTGTGCAATCAATACATCGGATGCTTTGGCATGCTGCATTGCTTGGTCTAGATAGCCCACCCATTTTAAGGCATCACGGACTTTAGCACCCCGAAGGGTATAAAGATTATGCATGGTATGAGATAGAATTTCTGCGCCGTTATAAAGTTTCAATGATGGGATAGAGAACGTTAATTCTGCTGGTGCTTCTGAACCCGGCACGTTATAAAACACAAAATCCAAGCCATCAACCGTCATTTTCTGTTCTGGTTGAGTGATCAGTTGTGTAGGCTCAAGGATGCCCATTTTTCCCACAGCAACAGCCTTACCTAAACCTGTATCCACCAATCCTTCCGCATTTTTAGGTAGAAAAGTTCCATACATATAAGTCGCACGACGTATCATGGCTGAACCTGCCATCACATTTTCACTGGTCGCTTCTTCCATAAAGCCTTTTGGCGCAATAATTGGAGTTTTTCTAGCGTTAATTTCTTCGCTAGAAAGAACGCCTAATGCACCACCAAAATGATCGATATGGCTATGGGTAAAGATAATGGCTGAAATTTTTTGCTCACCTAAATGCTGTCTAGCAAATTTAAGTGCTGCTTCAGCCGTTTCTTTAGAGGTTAATGTATCCACAATAATCCAGCCAGTATCACCCTGAATGATGGTCATATTTGCCAAATCAAAACCACGAATTTGCCAAACTCGATCTGTTACTTTAAATAGCCCAACATTGTTGTTTAATTTTGCTTGTCGCCATAGAGTGGGATTAACGGTATTTGGTGCTTGATCTTGTAAAAAACTAAATGCATCAAAATCCCAGATAACATTGCCTTTCTCACTTTTAATTTGACCTGTTGGCTTGGCAATAAAGCCCTTTTGAGCCTGATTAAACTCAGTCATATCCTCTAAGTTATACTTCGCCTTATATGTATTATTTGATTCAATGACCGCTTTTTCTACTACAGTATTTGCTGCAAAAACAGAAAATGGCAGAATAAGCATCAATGAAACTGTTAAAAACTTAATTTTCATCTTCTTTCCTTTTTTTAAATAAGAGGTGGTCCCACATGTTTGAACAACTAAAAGCTTATTTATAAGTGATACTCTGCTCTAGTTAAGCTACCTTATTTTGTTGTGGTAGCTGGTCATAGTAAAACTCATCTGGAGTCATTTTGTCCAGACTCGAATGAGGTCGTTTCAAATTATAAAATTCAAAATATGCGTTTAATTGCTTCTTCGCATCCAAAACATTGCTGTAGGCTTTGAGATACACCTCTTCATATTTAACGCTCCGCCATAATCGTTCAACCATCACATTATCAACCCATCGACCTTTACCATCCATGCTGATTTGGATGTCATTTGATTTCAATACATCAATAAATGCATCACTGGTAAACTGACTGCCTTGGTCTGTATTAAATATTTCAGGTCGACCATATTTTTCAATAGCTTCATTTAATGTTTCTATGCAAAATGTAACCTCCATACTAATCGATACTCTATGCGCAAGTACCTTGCGGCTATGCCAATCAATCACAGCACATAAATAAACAAAGCCTTTTGCCATAGGGATATACGTTATATCCGTAGACCACACTTGATTACTGCGCTGAATAGCCAATCCTTTGAGCAGATATGGATATTTGCGGTGAGCTTGATTAGCCTGGCTTAAATTTGGTTTGCAATATAACGCATTAATGCCCATTTTCTTCATTAAAGTACGTGTATGACGTCGTCCTATATGATGTCCTTGACGATTCAACAAATCACGCATCATACGGCTACCTGCAAAAGGGTATTGCATATGTAACTCATCCATACACCGCATCAGCTTCAGATCTGATGCACTCACAGGTTTTGGGCGATAGTAATAACAACCACGGGAGACTTTCAGCAGCTGAGCTTGCTTAGATACTGAAATCTGAAGTGAGTCATCGATTAACTTTTGTGGTTGAAGCGGCCCAGTTTCTTCAACACACCTTCTAAAAAATCAATTTCTAATGCCTGCTCACCGATTTTTGCATGTAGTTTTTTTAGATCGATGGGTGGTTCTGTTGGAGCTTTTGATTGATCGAAAGCTTGCGAGGAAGCTGAAATCAGTTGATTTTTCCAGTCGATAATTTGGTTTTGATGAACATCAAATTCAGCACTCAATTCAGCAAGTGTTTTTTCTGCTTTAATCGCAGCAAGTGCTACCTTAGCTTTAAAATCATTTGAATGATTTCTTCTTGGTCTACGTGCCATAAAATACTCCATATATTGATGTTTATAACATCATTTGGGGAGCAAAATATCACTTATAAGTGTTGTTCAAATTTCCTGATCCACCTCTAACCATTCAATAATTCAAATAAAATGTATTTCAACACTTGCATGCACAATTTCTTCATGGATAGAGAGTGCCTGTTTCACTACATCTGGTGTTAAATCTACACCTGTACTCTCTAAAGCCAAGATGCAAGAAAACTTGCCTCTACCAACTTTCCAAACATGTAAATCAGTAATATTAACTTGAGGAAATTCCTCTATAACCTCTTTGATTTCATCAACCACAGGGTGAGACATTTCTGCATCGAGTAGTGTCTTTCCTGTCTCATTTAATAATCCCCATGACCATTTAGCGACAAGAATAGCTCCAACTACACCTAATAGTGCATCTAAGAAACTCCAACCAAAATATTTCCCCGCAAACAATGCAACAATTGCCAATACAGAAGTAACCGCATCAGCTACTACATGCAGAAACGCCGCCTTTTGATTTAAGTCATGATGATCGTGGTGGTGGTCGTGTTCATGGTGATGATCATGCTCGTGGTGATGGTGGTGGCCTCCGTCATGTAATAACCATGCACAAACCAAGTTTACCAATAAACCAACAATTGCAATTGGTATTGCCTCATTGTAATGAATATTCACGGGATTCATTAATCGATCGATAGATTGAATACCCATTAAAAGTGCTACAACCATAAGTAAAATAGCACTACTGTACCCTGCTAGAATCTCAATTTTCCAAGTACCAAAACTAAATCGCTGATCATGAGCATAATGTCGGGCCATTCGATATGCGAAATAAGCTAAGCCGAGAGCAACCATATGTGAACTCATATGCCAGCCATCTGCGAGTAAGGCCATCGAATTAAAAATCCATCCCCCCAATATCTCTAGTACCATCATGATTGCTGTAAGAATTGTCGC
This window of the Acinetobacter sp. XH1741 genome carries:
- a CDS encoding alkyl/aryl-sulfatase, with translation MKIKFLTVSLMLILPFSVFAANTVVEKAVIESNNTYKAKYNLEDMTEFNQAQKGFIAKPTGQIKSEKGNVIWDFDAFSFLQDQAPNTVNPTLWRQAKLNNNVGLFKVTDRVWQIRGFDLANMTIIQGDTGWIIVDTLTSKETAEAALKFARQHLGEQKISAIIFTHSHIDHFGGALGVLSSEEINARKTPIIAPKGFMEEATSENVMAGSAMIRRATYMYGTFLPKNAEGLVDTGLGKAVAVGKMGILEPTQLITQPEQKMTVDGLDFVFYNVPGSEAPAELTFSIPSLKLYNGAEILSHTMHNLYTLRGAKVRDALKWVGYLDQAMQHAKASDVLIAQHHWPVWGNDNIQDFIKTQRDVYKFTHDQTVRYMNSGFNGAEIAEKIKLPAALDQKLYAHGYYGTLKHNVKAVYQYYMGWFDAHPSNLDPLPPKAVAKKYIELAGGENNALKNARDAYAQADYRWAAEILKHIVLNNPQNQQAKDLLANTYRQLGYAAEASTWRNFFLVGAQELQNNVPLQNTSDPSDLLIHTPTERFLEAMATNLDVENLKNENQCINLVLSDTKEHFSLWVENSVMQFKRYDESKDLALDCPTLTLTKPLYLKMITGQIEGVKVLLSKDSKVKGNPLKIGKFFAMFKRPDSIFPIVTRPNG
- a CDS encoding IS3 family transposase (programmed frameshift), which encodes MARRPRRNHSNDFKAKVALAAIKAEKTLAELSAEFDVHQNQIIDWKNQLISASSQAFDQSKAPTEPPIDLKKLHAKIGEQALEIGFFRRCVEETGPLQPQKLIDDSLQISVSKQAQLLKVSRGCYYYRPKPVSASDLKLMRCMDELHMQYPFAGSRMMRDLLNRQGHHIGRRHTRTLMKKMGINALYCKPNLSQANQAHRKYPYLLKGLAIQRSNQVWSTDITYIPMAKGFVYLCAVIDWHSRKVLAHRVSISMEVTFCIETLNEAIEKYGRPEIFNTDQGSQFTSDAFIDVLKSNDIQISMDGKGRWVDNVMVERLWRSVKYEEVYLKAYSNVLDAKKQLNAYFEFYNLKRPHSSLDKMTPDEFYYDQLPQQNKVA
- the dmeF gene encoding CDF family Co(II)/Ni(II) efflux transporter DmeF, which produces MQLHSNLDRRHSHQFDEGNPLAQKKILIATILTAIMMVLEILGGWIFNSMALLADGWHMSSHMVALGLAYFAYRMARHYAHDQRFSFGTWKIEILAGYSSAILLMVVALLMGIQSIDRLMNPVNIHYNEAIPIAIVGLLVNLVCAWLLHDGGHHHHHEHDHHHEHDHHHDHHDLNQKAAFLHVVADAVTSVLAIVALFAGKYFGWSFLDALLGVVGAILVAKWSWGLLNETGKTLLDAEMSHPVVDEIKEVIEEFPQVNITDLHVWKVGRGKFSCILALESTGVDLTPDVVKQALSIHEEIVHASVEIHFI